In Torulaspora globosa chromosome 1, complete sequence, a genomic segment contains:
- the LRS4 gene encoding Lrs4p (ancestral locus Anc_5.553), whose translation MSTLVQLLATYYKAVLESERIYYENVNIYASPSTGTNSSGSDSSSRVVEEMFLLQRQVSQLTAEIQSLRRENDDLKSLQATHKALMESKLNNSKKIIEKLKREQRNDQAAASNESATTPPPAKLRKKQAPFHLLSPMNSRKLDGRTQNNANEATSQPTRLRYVLKGGHQTLFDGDQTMENLSADRSEEAIFVNSLKHKDELANIVLPSDALSDNDGTQAPGKLKKSQPALGGVDVSKRKRKLIRKRIQTANSDNDD comes from the coding sequence ATGAGTACCCTAGTTCAATTGCTTGCTACGTACTACAAGGCAGTGCTTGAGAGCGAGAGGATCTATTACGAGAATGTGAACATATACGCTTCTCCCTCGACAGGCACAAATTCATCAGGTTCCGATTCATCTTCGAGGGTCGTAGAAGAAATGTTTCTGCTTCAACGCCAGGTTAGCCAATTGACAGCTGAGATCCAGTCGTTGCGCAGGGAGAACGATGACTTGAAGAGTCTTCAAGCGACTCACAAGGCGTTGATGGAATCTAAGCTCAATAACTCCAAAAAGATTATCGAGAAATTAAAGAGGGAGCAGCGCAACGACCAGGCTGCAGCATCTAACGAATCAGCTACTACACCTCCGCCAGCAAAGCTCAGGAAGAAACAAGCGccttttcatcttttgTCGCCTATGAATTCAAGAAAACTTGATGGGCGGACACAGAACAATGCCAATGAAGCAACATCCCAGCCTACTCGGTTGCGTTACGTTCTGAAGGGCGGCCATCAGACTCTCTTCGACGGAGATCAAACCATGGAAAATCTAAGTGCTGATCGCAGTGAGGAAGCGATATTCGTTAATTCGCTAAAGCATAAGGATGAGTTGGCTAACATAGTCTTACCATCTGATGCTCTATCGGACAATGACGGGACACAGGCGCCTGgcaagctgaagaaatCGCAGCCAGCACTTGGTGGTGTGGATgtttcaaagagaaaacGAAAACTCATCCGTAAACGCATTCAAACAGCGAATTCTGATAATGATGACTGA
- a CDS encoding uncharacterized protein (ancestral locus Anc_5.554): MGSGTPSSQGSSKSSGGNGKTEVTTLPKEGRPISRRSSHLVSSREDNGEETRMKGNAETQGASSDGGDVRTAVSPRDVKQDNAGSKEDAVKAENGSEAKGRVRFFWGRQSHVTEQVTDTGETERVAAAASSVPSVTNEIIPHSDDAILYRSKKDTEITEERESQVLQKQNPNIVVPNFDVLPRKSAWTSLSSSLSTIAHSWHIASGERKRQACLYQRGPEESLYKLSSGGKCPIKVLIVGVHGFFPTKMIRPFIGEPTGTSMKFVSEAEEVVLKYFHKHGRSIEISKIALEREGEVLDRVNFFFDVMRNWLKEINEADFIYFVAHSQGCPVTIMLLSQLIDAGIINLDSTKFFQGEEVPLSRNKKIISIVAMAGINNGPFYGADQTLFVRAYQTIERESLRELFQFQKFDSMLSKMLMRSIRIIIGSGVKITFVGSINDQLVPLYSSICLFANHPNMFRATFIDRGSRTPAFLTRLLNIAGTLLNLGYDDHGIIKEISSSLAGTLTGGGHSTVYNEEQVYELGLRFALETTDVPADVPVEFRPFQLKNLGSNPYHLPWCMRGLLYETNAHLDPGEISHLFNEFEDWQPDTKQLKDVKYRLNGLRSRL, translated from the coding sequence ATGGGATCTGGTACCCCTTCATCGCAGGGAAGTTCCAAATCATCGGGAGGAAATGGCAAAACGGAGGTTACAACTTTGCCGAAAGAGGGAAGACCTATCAGTCGCAGGTCTTCTCACTTAGTTTCGAGTCGAGAAGACAATGGTGAAGAGACGAGAATGAAGGGGAATGCTGAGACCCAAGGTGCTTCAAGTGATGGTGGCGATGTAAGGACTGCGGTATCGCCACGAGATGTGAAGCAGGATAATGCTGGGTCTAAGGAGGATGCTGTTAAGGCAGAGAATGGGAGCGAAGCGAAAGGCCGAGTTCGCTTCTTTTGGGGAAGACAGTCTCACGTTACAGAGCAGGTTACAGATACGGGAGAAACGGAACGAGtggcagctgctgcttccagTGTTCCCTCCGTGACGAATGAGATTATACCTCATTCTGATGATGCGATTCTGTACAGGAGTAAGAAAGACACAGAGAtaacagaagaaagagagtCGCAGGTTTTGCAAAAACAGAATCCCAATATTGTGGTGCCCAACTTTGATGTCTTACCGCGCAAATCGGCGTGGACTTCGCTGAGCAGCTCTTTAAGCACGATAGCGCATAGTTGGCACATCGCGTCGGGCGAGCGTAAGCGGCAGGCCTGTCTTTATCAGAGGGGTCCCGAGGAAAGCTTGTATAAGTTGTCAAGTGGTGGAAAGTGCCCTATTAAAGTTTTAATAGTTGGGGTCCATGGATTTTTTCCAACTAAAATGATAAGACCATTCATCGGCGAGCCGACGGGGACTTCGATGAAGTTCGTgtcagaagctgaggagGTTGTCTTGAAGTATTTCCATAAGCATGGAAGATCGATTGAAATCAGTAAGATTGCTTTAGagagagaaggagaagTCTTGGATCGTGTGaattttttctttgatgtgATGAGGAATTGgctcaaagagatcaatgAAGCGGACTTCATTTATTTCGTGGCGCATTCCCAGGGCTGTCCCGTAACAATCATGCTACTCTCGCAACTGATCGACGCTGGCATTATTAACCTAGATAGCACCAAGTTTTTTCAAGGCGAAGAAGTGCCATTATCGAGGAACAAAAAGATCATATCGATAGTGGCTATGGCTGGAATCAATAACGGTCCTTTCTATGGCGCTGACCAAACCCTTTTTGTTCGTGCTTATCAAACCATTGAAAGGGAATCATTAAGGGAGCTGTTTCAGTTCCAAAAGTTCGACTCGATGCTATCTAAAATGCTAATGCGAAGTATAAGGATTATTATCGGAAGTGGAGTCAAGATTACGTTTGTCGGTTCAATCAACGATCAACTGGTCCCGCTATATTCTTCGATATGCCTCTTCGCTAATCATCCCAACATGTTTAGGGCCACGTTCATCGACCGAGGATCCAGAACCCCAGCATTTTTAACGCGGCTGCTGAACATTGCCGGAACACTTTTGAACCTTGGATACGACGATCATGGTATTATTAAAGAGATCAGTTCCTCTTTGGCGGGGACATTAACGGGAGGAGGGCACTCAACTGTGTATAATGAGGAGCAGGTCTATGAGCTGGGTCTAAGGTTTGCCCTTGAGACGACTGACGTCCCCGCAGATGTTCCAGTGGAGTTTAGGCCGTTccaattgaaaaatctggGGTCCAACCCGTATCACCTTCCTTGGTGCATGAGAGGTTTGTTATATGAAACGAACGCTCACCTTGACCCAGGCGAAATCAGCCACTTATTCAACGAATTCGAGGATTGGCAGCCTGACACcaagcagctgaaagacGTTAAATACAGGTTGAATGGTCTTAGGTCAAGGTTGTAA
- the UNG1 gene encoding uracil-DNA glycosylase (ancestral locus Anc_5.555): MSVDAKRKQSTIEQFFGKSSKKVKLVEKKETVHAGVDASVEIETEVQRAGQEQLASCSSSEGADAMSNKLTVSLSPFLRNLLTLEIESMESSWLKELQGEFRKPYFVKLKQFVTKEQQGHTVFPPARDIYSWSRLTPFDKVKVVIIGQDPYHNHNQAHGLAFSVRPPTPAPPSLKNIYKELKQNYPDFEIDNTKGDLTPWALQGVLLLNTALTVRAHNANSHAKQGWEVFTRKVVEALVKDREQDGKSLAFLLWGSNAIKMVESVLSKSSLSQKKNLKVFKSVHPSPLSANRGFFGNNHFRQINDWLYNERKEKMIDWSIVPGCHLEEVQRANSTLEASKTDNVPEVQIDI, encoded by the coding sequence ATGAGTGTTGATGCTAAGAGGAAACAATCTACGATCGAGCAGTTTTTTGGAAAGAGCTCCAAGAAGGTGAAACTGgtggagaagaaagaaacgGTACACGCCGGGGTTGACGCGTCAGTTGAGATCGAAACTGAGGTTCAGAGGGCTGGCCAAGAGCAGCTAGCAAGTTGCTCGAGTTCAGAAGGTGCtgatgcgatgagcaacaAACTTACGGTGTCATTGAGCCCGTTCTTACGGAACTTACTCACTCTCGAGATCGAATCTATGGAATCTTCGTGGCTTAAAGAGTTGCAAGGGGAGTTCAGGAAACCGTACTTCGTGAAGCTCAAGCAATTCGTTACCAAGGAGCAGCAGGGCCATACGGTGTTCCCTCCAGCGCGCGATATCTACTCTTGGAGCAGGCTGACGCCATTCGATAAAGTGAAAGTGGTGATAATCGGCCAGGATCCGTACCACAACCACAACCAGGCCCATGGGCTGGCATTCAGCGTTAGACCGCCAACTCCGGCGCCTCCTTCGTTGAAGAATATTTACAAAGAGCTCAAACAGAACTATCCGGATTTCGAGATCGATAATACAAAGGGTGATCTGACGCCTTGGGCTCTGCAGGgagttctgctgctgaatACAGCCCTCACTGTGAGGGCACACAATGCAAATTCTCATGCAAAACAGGGCTGGGAGGTTTTCACGAGGAAGGTCGTCGAAGCACTTGTGAAGGACAGAGAGCAAGACGGGAAGAGTCTGGCTTTCTTGCTATGGGGAAGCAATGCGATTAAGATGGTCGAATCGGTATTGAGTAAATCTTCCCTGtcgcagaagaagaatctcaaAGTATTCAAATCGGTGCATCCTTCGCCATTGAGCGCCAACCGTGGATTCTTTGGTAACAATCACTTCAGGCAGATTAACGACTGGCTATATAACGAGAggaaagaaaagatgaTTGACTGGAGCATAGTGCCAGGCTGTCACCTGGAGGAAGTCCAGAGGGCCAATTCGACCCTGGAAGCGTCCAAAACTGATAATGTCCCAGAAGTCCAAATAGATATCTGA
- the DOT1 gene encoding histone methyltransferase DOT1 (ancestral locus Anc_5.556), whose translation MSVLPNEHSGEETSSLFSSPKTASTNTSSLNASDSSLLEDISSKNMAPKDGKANGKKRGRHSSALEALLNEANRYNSQYEYALPRGFLRDRNQDKKLHEESQLEPQGVRKTATKPKKVKTKSQASKTETGSSTAPSSKFKRDRSRSSSRSPIADNDAFPMSQSDELDSRTTEDNVKRHVSHSKEVNFIDWNQVPTDLKYDIFDIANLKIDEDIKDIPVPSISLTSKRYKDDSSVLKVALRSPLYPTYCEEYHVDFSKDSRIYNPMSEIGKLIEYSASIYLPVRYANELKRSVIPQLNAAFDSSDDILFAAKVNEYNKIIEKVPRSEVIEHLAQLKTLPPSFIHDLLHIVYTRSIHPNYKKLKEYEAFSNYVYGELLPNFLSNVYSQCCLNSNSVFMDLGSGVGNCVVQAALEYGCKLSFGCEIMSNASALTELQNEELIKRCKLAGLKLSPLEFSLRKSFVNNDRVDELIPQSDVILINNFLFDSDMNREVEKIIQNVKVGCKIITLKNLRPCGYTINFFNLDSILNRLRVERFELKEGSVSWTHNGGEYFISTVLPDVDDSLFDPAMRKRNTKRPTHYTR comes from the coding sequence ATGTCTGTGCTGCCGAATGAGCACTCTGGTGAGGAGACTTCCTCGCTATTCTCCTCCCCTAAGACAGCATCAACGAATACCTCGTCATTAAATGCTAGCGATTCTAGCTTACTGGAAGACATTAGCTCCAAGAACATGGCTCCAAAAGATGGTAAAGCAAATGGTAAGAAGAGGGGCCGTCATTCGTCGGCTTTGGAGGCACTGCTGAACGAGGCCAATCGCTACAATTCTCAGTATGAATATGCACTTCCAAGAGGCTTCCTAAGAGATCGAAACCAGGATAAGAAGCTACATGAGGAGTCCCAATTGGAACCACAAGGGGTTAGAAAGACTGCCACAAAACCAAAAAAGGTGAAGACGAAGTCACAGGCTTCAAAAACCGAGACCGGAAGCTCAACTGCGCCTTCTAGCAAATTCAAAAGAGACCGGTCCAGGTCCTCATCTAGAAGCCCTATTGCGGATAATGATGCTTTTCCGATGAGCCAATCTGATGAGCTAGATTCTCGTACGACAGAGGATAATGTGAAGCGTCATGTTTCGCATAGCAAAGAGGTCAATTTTATTGATTGGAACCAGGTGCCTACCGATTTGAAGTACGACATCTTCGACATTGCGAATTTGaaaattgatgaagatataAAGGACATTCCAGTACCCTCGATTAGTTTGACGAGTAAGCGGTACAAAGATGACTCCAGCGTGTTGAAAGTGGCCCTGCGATCGCCTCTCTATCCCACGTACTGCGAAGAATACCATGTAGATTTCTCCAAGGACAGTCGCATTTACAATCCAATGAGCGAGATTGGCAAGCTCATTGAATACTCAGCTTCAATATATCTGCCGGTGCGATATGCCAACGAACTGAAAAGGAGTGTTATACCACAATTGAATGCTGCGTTTGATTCATCAGATGATATTCTGTTTGCTGCTAAAGTTAATGAATATAATAAGATAATCGAAAAGGTACCGCGAAGCGAAGTGATAGAGCACTTGGCACAACTCAAGACTCTTCCTCCTTCGTTTATCCACGATCTTTTGCACATCGTCTACACCAGAAGCATACATCCGAATtacaagaaattgaaagagtACGAGGCCTTCAGCAATTACGTTTATGGAGAGTTGCTACCTAATTTCCTATCAAATGTATATTCACAATGTTGTCTGAACTCTAATTCGGTCTTCATGGACTTGGGATCCGGCGTCGGCAACTGCGTTGTGCAGGCTGCCCTAGAGTATGGTTGTAAACTGAGCTTTGGATGCGAAATAATGTCGAATGCAAGTGCTCTCACGGAATTACAAAACGAAGAACTCATCAAAAGATGCAAGTTAGCGGGTTTGAAGCTGTCGCCTCTCGAGTTCTCCCTGAGGAAGAGTTTTGTAAACAACGATCGagtcgatgagcttataCCCCAGAGCGATGTCATTCTAATCAACAATTTCCTGTTCGACAGTGACATGAACAGGGAAGTGGAGAAAATAATACAAAACGTCAAAGTTGGTTGCAAGATTATCACACTCAAAAATCTGAGGCCGTGCGGTTATAccatcaacttcttcaacctcGATAGCATACTGAACAGGCTACGGGTCGAACGATTTGAGCTGAAGGAGGGAAGCGTGTCGTGGACACACAACGGCGGCGAGTACTTCATATCGACAGTACTGCCCGACGTCGACGATTCGCTATTTGATCCGGCCATGAGAAAGAGGAACACGAAGAGACCAACGCATTACACCCGTTGA
- the APT2 gene encoding adenine phosphoribosyltransferase APT2 (ancestral locus Anc_5.557): MSVEAYAQELKAALHQYPNFPEKGVLFEDFLPIFRCPILFQKLIDAFKMHLEEKFPSGQIDYIVGLESRGFLFGPSLALALGVGFAPVRKAGKLPGELVQAVYQKEYGTDVFEMQREAIPANSNVVIVDDIIATGGSALAAGELVKQVGANVLEYCFVMELDFLKGREKLSSPIFTLLNAQQESLKK, encoded by the coding sequence ATGTCCGTCGAAGCTTATGCCCAGGAGTTGAAGGCCGCTCTGCACCAGTACCCAAATTTCCCGGAGAAGGGAGTGCTTTTTGAGGACTTTTTGCCCATCTTTAGATGTCCAATACTGTTCCAAAAGTTGATTGATGCATTCAAGATGCACCTGGAGGAGAAGTTTCCCAGCGGCCAAATCGATTACATTGTCGGGTTGGAGTCCAGAGGCTTCCTTTTCGGACCGTCGCTGGCACTTGCACTTGGTGTCGGGTTCGCCCCTGTGAGGAAGGCCGGCAAGCTGCCTGGTGAGTTGGTGCAAGCTGTTTACCAGAAGGAGTACGGGACCGATGTGTTTGAGATGCAACGGGAGGCGATTCCTGCCAACTCAAACGTGGTCATTGTGGATGATATCATCGCGACTGGTGGCTCTGCGTTAGCGGCGGGGGAGTTGGTCAAACAGGTGGGTGCCAATGTGCTCGAATACTGCTTCGTCATGGAATTGGACTTTTTGAAGGGTAGAGAGAAGTTATCTAGCCCAATTTTCACGTTGCTGAATGCCCAGCAGGAATCTCTGAAAAAGTGA
- the NSE5 gene encoding Smc5-Smc6 complex subunit NSE5 (ancestral locus Anc_5.558) produces MAGTAVSRFCRGRNEDGVLPYLVELTSDHLFTFEMLNSMCLLDNYDHLLFALECQISSSGSVVVPPFDVLLVLMTLATVSEHYKEPASRANDPYNVSRSKLSHRSLKVLRFYTELLKQYDAESGGQYELELLRCQFFIIVDSLIGNTRWGRTGRVKRRRTENGVSYTSFVSESSDSESAGESSVDNPYRSYMSCLERKKRVLGNELLSTKLKAPGEFINMILWTLSNSLQENTALYISSHDIWLPLIEILVDLIVLRHDFYVNFELSKSADDRVVSQELSESPLASFLHIIDSSHSGAFFCRCLLLACDYSYDDSYGDIEVHPVFHNENVLSKTYVPRTTYCKSYKLKRSMSLRRGIIGSYFKLLSEVPAGRRLIKPRCTADQLLEDISNSLAKFKNIDEFRAFFITGDLSSALYFMPLLAEGTLGRLLEDFRESGPRELDGRLPLALIENLDDVDKFLRECTSLFRDGFFVPQQKEIHENQLTNIMKGDICLLVMFQYAIYLNSASEMKSNPRCNELTTAVYRNDKRRKKALMQSSLDLSLPLLRPPILKILKM; encoded by the coding sequence ATGGCTGGCACAGCTGTATCGAGATTTTGTCGGGGTCGAAACGAAGACGGAGTTCTTCCGTACCTGGTGGAACTGACTAGCGACCATTTGTTTACATTTGAGATGCTGAATTCGATGTGTCTACTAGATAACTACGATCACTTGCTATTTGCTTTGGAATGCCAGATATCTAGCAGCGGAAGCGTCGTGGTGCCACCATTTGATGTTTTATTAGTTCTGATGACTTTAGCTACCGTGTCGGAACATTACAAAGAACCGGCGTCGAGGGCCAATGACCCTTACAATGTCTCCAGGAGCAAGCTGAGCCACCGATCTTTGAAGGTACTGAGGTTTTACACcgagctgctgaaacagTATGACGCGGAAAGCGGCGGACAGTACGAATTGGAGCTTTTAAGGTGccagttcttcatcatcgttgACTCGCTGATTGGCAATACCAGGTGGGGACGAACTGGTCGCGTGAAACGCCGGAGAACGGAGAACGGAGTGTCTTACACGTCGTTTGTGTCGGAAAGTAGCGACTCTGAATCCGCAGGTGAGTCTTCTGTTGACAATCCTTATCGATCCTACATGAGCTGCCTGGAGCGTAAGAAGCGGGTTTTGGGCAACGAGTTGCTTAGCACCAAACTGAAGGCGCCCGGCGAGTTCATCAACATGATACTGTGGACTTTGTCCAACTCGCTGCAAGAGAACACGGCGCTATACATCTCAAGCCATGATATCTGGTTGCCACTCATAGAGATACTGGTTGACCTGATTGTGCTGAGACATGACTTCTACGTCAACTTTGAACTGTCCAAGTCTGCAGACGACAGAGTCGTTTCTCAGGAGCTCTCAGAAAGCCCATTGGCCAGTTTCCTGCATATCATCGACTCCTCGCACTCGGGAGCTTTTTTCTGCAGGTGTCTGTTACTGGCCTGTGACTACTCATATGATGATTCATATGGCGACATAGAAGTGCATCCTGTTTTTCATAATGAGAACGTCCTGAGCAAGACCTATGTTCCAAGGACTACCTACTGCAAGAGTTATAAGCTTAAAAGATCGATGTCTCTGCGAAGAGGCATTATAGGCTCATATTTCAAGTTGCTATCCGAAGTTCCCGCCGGTCGACGTCTGATCAAACCCAGATGCACTGCAGATCAGCTTCTGGAGGACATTTCGAACTCTTTGGCGAAGTTCAAAAATATTGACGAATTTAGGGCATTTTTCATAACCGGGGACCTATCGAGTGCGCTGTATTTTATGCCGCTGCTAGCGGAGGGCACGCTCGGCCGCCTGCTGGAGGACTTTCGAGAATCCGGGCCTCGCGAGCTTGATGGCAGATTGCCGCTGGCTCTCATTGAGAACCTTGATGATGTCGACAAGTTCTTGAGGGAGTGCACCTCGCTCTTCAGAGATGGTTTTTTCGTTCCACAgcagaaagaaatacaCGAGAACCAGTTAACCAACATTATGAAGGGCGATATCTGTCTATTGGTAATGTTTCAATATGCTATCTATTTGAATAGTGCTTCTGAGATGAAGAGCAACCCGAGATGCAATGAGCTTACGACCGCTGTATACAGAAACGACAAGCGGAGAAAGAAAGCCCTTATGCAAAGCAGCTTGGACCTGAGTTTACCTCTCCTACGACCACCTATATTGAAAATCCTAAAAATGTAA